The nucleotide window GTAGCTAAAAGGTGAGAGACAGAAACAAACAGGGGAACACGCAGCAGGAGGCCATATTCCTGACAAACACTACACAGATCAAGCAGTAACTTTTGGTGCCCATCCGGCAATCACGTGTTCCTCCTTTGGAGGCTTCGTCTTCACAAACGACTCCCGGTTGAAGAGCAGCTGCAGAAATGTCATTACCACAATCAATTGATACGACAAGCTTCTGATGTCTCATCAACAGTGTTAACAATATCAATTAAGTTCGATCTTATCAACCAGAGATCAAACAGCAGTTGTAGGTAAGTATAACCCCTTAAAGGAGCCTCTTCTAACCAATGTTATCACTCACCTAAGCTTTCTTCTTTTGCTATCAACCTAATGTATCATCAATTTTCCATGGCTATGTGGAACAACACATGAGGGTCGAGTGATCTAAGATATGAACCATGTATTTCTTTTGCCATCCAGCAATCAGAAATGACCAAAAGAAAAGGGTTCGTCGGCATGAATTGTACACCCCGTAGATGAATGGTACCATGATATTTTCGGTTCAAGGTTGTGGTGAGTTACTCTTCCGCCAGTAGAGCTAACGAAAATAGTGTTTAATGTGCATTTAAATTAAACAAATTAACTGGCTATTCATGGATTTGAAATTTAAATGCCATGAGAATAATAACAGGGCTTAAATTTCAAAAGAAAGATGTGATCAAATAATCAAGTTACGGTGCAATCTTCCCAAGTGAAACTATACGGTTGCCTGTGCATCAGCTACCAACTTGACATAATTATTCTACGTAACATGCTAATCTCCGTGAATACTAATTTATTATAGAAGATGCTTCAGAGAAAACCATTTTCCAATCAAGGAGGTAAGAAAACCAAAGCAACTTATCGATTGGTAGACTCCCCAAGCAACAAACACAAAGGCCTTGCAGTTCCCGTAAATCCTTCGAAATGTTGATCTTACAAAAATTGCTTGACTACTATAGAACACTAATATGCCGAAAGAATCTAAGGCTTAGTCACACTAGAAATTCAATCTataaagatgctaaaaaagagaCACAAAGGTGAAGATTCTATAATCCAGTGTAGAAGAGAGAATAGCTTAAAATGGGGTGTAAATTGACTGATTAAATGCAAAATATCGGAGAAGCGAACCACACAAGATGAATCCCAACTCAAAATGGTTACCTTCTACTTTAGCACAACAGTATATGCAGAAAATGTCACATTCGAAACTGCAAAAAGAACACCTCAACATAGACGGCAAACTTAAATTGTACCTTAATGTAAGCATGAACATAGGTAAGATTCTCTGGAACCTTCCATCCTTTGAAATGATCAAGCACAATTACGAGATGGTACAACTTAGGTGCCAAGCTCAAGTCCACAGCTGATACGTTCTCGCCATTGACATATGGGCCCTGCCAACAAAATATATTATCCATGATTTGAAGAATTAGAGACAAATATAATTGAATGAGATCTTAATGTGGAAATGCATCTCCCAGGAAGAACCAACTTCAATTCAACAAACTGGATAGAAAATTTTCATCGTAGATGCACATAGATATGTAGAAGCCTAGCAAACATTGAAGGCTCTCTTTCTACTCACATGCTGTTTCAGATGCTCATCCAATGCATGTAGCTCATCAAGAAGAGCTTGTTCCGACCCATCATTAGCATCCTTACTTTTCAAGAACTTTatgaaagaggaaaatatttttgatCCCCTGAATGAGAATAATCAACAAAAAATTAACAACTGTAATAATAGCATAGTTACTAAAAAGACCTATTTTCTGAAACAACTAGCATCACAAATGTTGCACACACACCATAAGGAAAAGAAGTTACATAACCACTTGCATAATTTTGAACATAAAAAACATAATGAAATTACCACAAAACAGACTAAAATCCTTGTAGGTTAAAAGTGGATTCATTTTTAAAACGAAAGAATGGGAACACCATCATGTAAGTTACTATCAATATTGACTTTATTTTTGCAGTCAATACGTAAAGGAACCATATAAATTAATTACCCAactattccttcttttttttatctGTCTAGGATTCCACAGAAACTTATATAGGAGGCATCTGAAAGTGAAGAATTTCATGCTCCTCTTACATCCTAAAATTTACCCCTTTGGTCTCTTCTTTCCATTACTCTTTAATAATCCTAACGTTTGTCTTATATTCTTCATCCA belongs to Musa acuminata AAA Group cultivar baxijiao chromosome BXJ1-11, Cavendish_Baxijiao_AAA, whole genome shotgun sequence and includes:
- the LOC103972319 gene encoding probable glutathione S-transferase DHAR1, cytosolic, with translation MAAEKPVEVCVKAAVGVPDSLGDCPFSQRVLLTLEEKKIPYDIKLLDVNSKPDWFLEISPEGKVPVLKLDDGKWVPDSDVITQILEEKYPNPSLVTPPEYSSVGSKIFSSFIKFLKSKDANDGSEQALLDELHALDEHLKQHGPYVNGENVSAVDLSLAPKLYHLVIVLDHFKGWKVPENLTYVHAYIKLLFNRESFVKTKPPKEEHVIAGWAPKVTA